A window from Shimia isoporae encodes these proteins:
- a CDS encoding pyridoxamine 5'-phosphate oxidase family protein — MQWVEDISELEALYGAPGIASTAKVADHLTPLYRKWIMQSRFCVVSTVGPEGTDGSPRGDDGPVVRELDPKTLAMPDWRGNNRMDTLRNIVADGRVSLMFMIPGSNNVVRVNGQARVTTAPDLCESFEVKGAHPRSVIVIRIAEVYTQCARALMRSALWADSHVGDSLPTAGELLAEQTDGEEGGEPYDAAWGARAAKTMW; from the coding sequence ATGCAGTGGGTTGAAGACATATCAGAATTGGAAGCGCTTTATGGCGCACCAGGAATTGCTTCAACGGCCAAGGTCGCGGACCACCTTACACCGCTGTATCGAAAATGGATTATGCAATCCCGATTTTGCGTGGTGTCTACTGTGGGCCCGGAAGGTACAGACGGAAGCCCCCGCGGTGACGATGGGCCGGTTGTAAGGGAACTGGACCCAAAAACACTGGCGATGCCGGATTGGCGTGGAAACAACAGGATGGATACTTTGCGAAACATCGTGGCTGATGGCCGCGTTTCGCTGATGTTCATGATCCCCGGCTCAAATAACGTGGTTCGCGTCAACGGACAGGCGAGAGTGACAACCGCCCCGGACCTTTGCGAGTCCTTCGAAGTCAAGGGCGCCCATCCTCGATCTGTGATCGTTATTCGTATTGCTGAGGTCTACACGCAATGTGCACGAGCCTTGATGCGGTCGGCGTTATGGGCAGACTCCCACGTTGGTGACAGTTTGCCCACGGCTGGCGAATTATTGGCCGAGCAAACCGACGGAGAGGAGGGCGGCGAGCCATATGATGCCGCCTGGGGTGCAAGAGCAGCCAAAACAATGTGGTGA
- a CDS encoding lysophospholipid acyltransferase family protein, with protein MRLLFQWVMSILYVIQNAIMMLIMGIVFFPWALVSPKGASTACNTYATWAIWTARWMVGIRSEIRGNIPTDAVLVPAKHQSFLDIMMIYKAVPQPRFIMKYELLFTPIIGVYAWRLGCVPVRRGKRGAAIKAMLADVESGRVPPGQLVIYPQGTRVRAGDYTPYKVGPYVLYKETGQAAVPVATNAGLFWPKGTMLRKPGLAVVEFLDPIEQGQDQKAFMKHLEDVIETRSNDLMREAGFDPDAVG; from the coding sequence ATGCGACTTTTGTTCCAGTGGGTAATGAGCATTCTCTACGTGATCCAAAACGCGATTATGATGCTTATTATGGGGATTGTATTTTTCCCCTGGGCGCTTGTGTCTCCCAAGGGTGCTTCCACAGCATGCAACACCTATGCGACCTGGGCTATCTGGACTGCGCGCTGGATGGTTGGCATTCGCTCCGAAATTCGTGGGAATATTCCTACCGATGCGGTGCTCGTTCCGGCGAAACACCAGTCTTTTCTCGACATCATGATGATTTACAAGGCTGTGCCTCAGCCGAGATTTATCATGAAATACGAATTGTTGTTTACTCCGATTATCGGTGTTTATGCATGGCGCCTTGGATGTGTTCCCGTTCGCCGCGGAAAGCGTGGTGCAGCGATAAAGGCGATGTTGGCGGACGTGGAAAGTGGTCGTGTGCCGCCGGGACAATTGGTGATTTACCCTCAAGGCACCCGCGTTCGCGCTGGCGACTACACGCCCTATAAGGTTGGCCCCTACGTTCTTTATAAAGAAACAGGGCAGGCTGCGGTGCCGGTCGCGACAAATGCGGGATTGTTCTGGCCCAAAGGCACGATGCTGCGCAAACCGGGGCTGGCTGTTGTCGAGTTTCTCGATCCAATTGAGCAAGGCCAAGACCAAAAGGCGTTTATGAAACATCTTGAGGACGTCATTGAGACGCGCTCCAATGATTTGATGCGCGAAGCCGGGTTTGATCCTGATGCAGTGGGTTGA
- a CDS encoding zinc-ribbon domain-containing protein, which translates to MRLICPNCGAQYEVPDDVIPAEGRDVQCSNCGDTWFQAHPDTLQSEDQATDPVQSTAEEPAQDDPVEEESPDTFDEIEPPSVSFEEEDDATDLGGEDWNLDDDLIDTPEDEEDIVGEDDWRDALEESDASSEAENDENSAPQGTIDFEDNEQEGPADEPPAAPQRRGLDPSIADVLREEAEHEQRARAEEERAALETQEELGLTAPASDASRRANEARDRMRKLRGLTDETVEAPAVPEQTEIRDSRRDLLPDIEETNSTLRHSADAPRTSDAAVEPPASDASRGRGFRLGFVLVILLAAAAVFVYSRHETLSASYPQFAPQIEGFVAGANDARVWLDTKVTGLFLWLNNVAGGGNG; encoded by the coding sequence ATGCGGCTAATCTGCCCGAATTGCGGCGCACAATATGAAGTGCCTGATGACGTCATCCCGGCAGAGGGAAGAGACGTGCAATGCTCGAACTGCGGAGACACGTGGTTTCAAGCGCATCCGGACACGCTTCAGTCTGAAGATCAAGCAACCGATCCCGTTCAATCGACAGCCGAAGAACCCGCTCAGGACGACCCAGTTGAGGAAGAAAGCCCGGACACGTTTGATGAGATCGAACCTCCAAGTGTCAGCTTCGAGGAAGAAGACGACGCAACGGATCTGGGCGGCGAAGACTGGAACCTGGACGATGATCTAATCGATACTCCCGAGGACGAGGAAGACATCGTCGGAGAGGATGATTGGCGTGATGCACTCGAAGAAAGCGACGCGTCATCAGAAGCCGAAAACGATGAAAACTCCGCCCCCCAAGGTACGATAGATTTCGAAGACAACGAACAGGAAGGTCCGGCGGATGAGCCCCCAGCAGCGCCTCAACGGCGTGGCCTTGACCCCTCCATTGCTGATGTCTTGCGTGAAGAAGCAGAACACGAACAGCGCGCGCGTGCCGAAGAGGAACGCGCGGCGCTCGAAACACAGGAAGAGCTAGGCCTAACTGCTCCCGCCAGCGATGCTTCCCGTCGCGCCAACGAAGCCCGCGACCGGATGCGCAAACTGCGCGGCTTGACCGATGAAACAGTAGAAGCACCAGCGGTGCCGGAACAGACAGAAATCCGCGACAGCCGCCGCGATCTATTGCCTGACATAGAAGAAACCAACTCAACCCTGCGCCATTCAGCGGATGCACCGCGAACTTCAGACGCAGCGGTTGAGCCGCCTGCTTCGGACGCCAGTCGTGGGCGTGGCTTCAGACTGGGCTTTGTTCTTGTCATATTGCTGGCTGCAGCCGCAGTCTTTGTCTACAGCCGACACGAAACCCTAAGCGCCAGCTATCCGCAGTTTGCCCCGCAAATCGAGGGATTTGTGGCAGGCGCAAACGACGCTCGCGTTTGGCTGGACACGAAAGTGACAGGCCTGTTCCTGTGGCTGAATAATGTTGCAGGCGGCGGCAACGGTTAA
- a CDS encoding DUF2834 domain-containing protein: MSPLRYIFLALAIWGAIHPMAYFAPWIAENGFDLQAMVALWKANDAVTGIYWDLVISAITLNVWIIAEVAVRRNWLALLAIPATWLIGVSCGLPLYLFLRAKPVR, encoded by the coding sequence ATGTCCCCGCTGAGATACATTTTTCTTGCTCTTGCGATTTGGGGGGCCATCCATCCGATGGCCTATTTTGCTCCGTGGATCGCAGAGAACGGATTTGACCTTCAGGCTATGGTCGCGCTTTGGAAGGCGAATGATGCCGTCACCGGAATCTATTGGGATCTGGTGATTTCGGCGATCACCCTGAATGTCTGGATAATCGCCGAAGTTGCGGTTCGCAGGAACTGGCTTGCGCTTCTGGCGATTCCTGCGACCTGGTTGATCGGTGTGAGTTGCGGCTTGCCGCTATACCTGTTTTTGCGCGCGAAACCTGTTCGCTGA
- a CDS encoding cell division ATP-binding protein FtsE, with the protein MIELSNIAYSYGGGELLSDVSLKIAPGSFHFLTGPSGSGKTTFLKLCYGALVPTAGHVELFGRDVREMSRDDHAITRRQIGVVHQDCQFLDHLPVRENVALPLTVSGRESLENVANLKELLSWVGLGSRASALPPELSGGERQRAALARAVIMSPDVVLADEPTGNVDWEMSQRLLQLLIELNKMGKTILIATHDMNLIRAAKGHVQARVLRISNRKLQLAGADL; encoded by the coding sequence TTGATCGAACTCAGCAATATTGCCTACAGCTATGGTGGCGGCGAACTCTTGAGTGATGTTTCACTCAAGATCGCGCCGGGATCGTTTCATTTTCTGACGGGGCCGTCAGGTTCAGGGAAAACGACCTTCCTGAAGCTATGTTATGGCGCGCTTGTACCCACGGCCGGTCATGTTGAATTGTTCGGGCGCGACGTGCGCGAGATGAGCCGAGATGACCATGCCATAACACGCCGCCAGATCGGCGTTGTGCACCAAGACTGCCAGTTTCTCGATCACCTGCCGGTGCGTGAAAACGTGGCTCTCCCATTGACGGTTTCCGGTCGTGAGAGTTTGGAAAATGTCGCAAACCTCAAAGAACTTCTAAGCTGGGTTGGCTTGGGGAGCCGGGCGAGTGCCCTTCCACCGGAATTGTCCGGAGGTGAACGTCAGCGTGCTGCGCTCGCACGAGCCGTTATCATGTCACCCGATGTTGTGCTTGCCGATGAGCCGACGGGCAATGTGGATTGGGAAATGTCCCAACGTCTGCTGCAGTTGCTGATCGAACTCAACAAAATGGGAAAAACGATCCTGATCGCGACCCATGACATGAACCTTATCCGCGCAGCTAAAGGCCATGTGCAGGCGCGTGTATTGCGAATTTCGAACCGCAAACTTCAATTGGCGGGGGCGGATCTGTGA
- the argH gene encoding argininosuccinate lyase yields the protein MTKDTSNQMWGGRFAAGPDAIMEAINASIGYDQRMAAQDIEGSRAHAAMLAKTGILTDSDAEAIREGLLTVLSEIETGNFEFSAALEDIHMNVEARLKEIIGEPAGRLHTGRSRNDQVATDFKLWVRDQIDAAIQGISALIRAFVAQAEVGADWVMPGFTHLQTAQPVTWGHHMMAYVEMLGRDLSRFQDARARMNESPLGAAALAGTSFPIDREMTAKALRFDRPAANSLDAVADRDFALEFLSASSICAMHLSRFAEELVIWSSAQFRFVTLSDRFSTGSSIMPQKKNPDAAELIRAKIGRIFGANTALLMVMKGLPLTYSKDMQEDKEQVFDAADNLMLALAAMEGMVKDMTANRDSLEAAAGSGFSTATDLADWLVRALNMPFRDAHHVTGTLVAMAEARGCDLPDLTLEDMKSVHSAITADVFDVLGVHNSVASRLSYGGTAPERVREQIARWKEVL from the coding sequence ATGACCAAAGATACCTCGAACCAGATGTGGGGCGGCCGCTTTGCCGCAGGACCGGACGCGATCATGGAGGCAATCAATGCCTCAATCGGGTACGACCAGCGAATGGCTGCGCAAGACATCGAAGGCTCGCGGGCCCATGCGGCGATGCTTGCCAAAACGGGCATCCTGACTGATAGCGATGCCGAAGCCATTCGGGAAGGGCTTCTCACGGTCTTGTCAGAGATTGAAACCGGCAACTTCGAATTTTCCGCCGCACTGGAAGACATCCACATGAACGTCGAAGCGCGTCTGAAGGAGATCATCGGAGAGCCCGCGGGCCGTCTCCATACAGGGCGCAGCCGCAACGATCAGGTGGCGACAGACTTCAAACTTTGGGTTCGGGATCAAATTGACGCTGCCATTCAAGGAATTTCGGCGCTGATCCGCGCGTTTGTTGCGCAAGCTGAGGTTGGGGCAGACTGGGTTATGCCGGGCTTTACCCATCTTCAGACTGCACAACCGGTGACTTGGGGCCACCACATGATGGCCTACGTCGAAATGCTCGGACGTGATTTGTCGCGTTTCCAAGACGCGCGTGCCCGTATGAACGAGTCGCCACTTGGAGCAGCGGCTCTGGCGGGGACGTCTTTCCCGATTGACCGTGAGATGACAGCCAAAGCTTTGCGTTTTGACCGTCCGGCTGCCAACTCGCTGGATGCGGTGGCGGATCGTGACTTCGCGTTGGAATTTCTGTCGGCAAGCAGTATCTGTGCGATGCACTTGAGCCGATTTGCCGAAGAACTTGTGATCTGGTCGTCTGCGCAATTCCGTTTCGTGACACTTTCGGATCGCTTTTCGACCGGATCGTCCATTATGCCGCAAAAGAAAAATCCGGACGCGGCCGAGTTGATCCGCGCCAAGATCGGCCGGATTTTCGGTGCAAATACAGCCCTCCTGATGGTGATGAAGGGGCTTCCGCTGACCTATTCCAAGGACATGCAGGAAGACAAGGAACAAGTCTTTGACGCGGCGGATAACTTGATGTTGGCGCTTGCTGCAATGGAAGGCATGGTCAAGGATATGACCGCCAATCGGGATAGCCTTGAGGCGGCCGCCGGAAGCGGGTTTTCTACTGCGACTGATCTTGCAGATTGGCTTGTGCGTGCACTCAACATGCCGTTCCGCGATGCGCACCACGTTACTGGCACGTTGGTTGCCATGGCAGAGGCGCGCGGCTGTGATTTGCCGGATTTGACGCTCGAGGACATGAAGAGTGTACATTCGGCGATCACCGCAGACGTGTTTGACGTTCTTGGCGTCCACAATTCCGTAGCCTCACGGTTGTCATACGGTGGTACAGCGCCTGAGCGGGTGCGCGAACAGATTGCGCGCTGGAAAGAAGTTCTTTGA
- a CDS encoding TIGR02302 family protein, whose translation MSNRSTSETALKRLGFVLGLTRLGLLAETLTRAFWPVWTILFALAASVMMGALDVLPLEAIWAIGIFAVLAVGWFVARGVAKVHWPTREDTIARLDSTLPGRPLQALRDAPAIGEGDAGSQAIWQAHQDRMAERAKAARAVKPNLQLARLDPFGLRYTATLLLLIGLLFGSVARVGQIGEIASNGVTDLAAGPTWEGWIEPPRYTGLPARYLNDQPEGALEIPEGSRIMLRLYGEVGALTVAETVSARTGELPSAAEPEQSFLAAQDGTLEISGPGGAKWDVTLLRDTAPEIAMTGSADTSARGEMTLPFEGSDDYEVVGGTAVINLDLASVSRTYGLALEPEAREPISVPLPLPISGDRASFEEILIEDFSEHVWAHLPVTVTLIAEDAAGQTGESVTLPIDLPARRFFDPLAAAVIEMRRDLLWSKENAPRVAQLMRAVSHNPVDGIFKRETDYLRLRTILRRLEAFKAYGLTDEKRDELAEALWELALNLEDGTLGNALERLQQAQERLAEAMKNGASDAEIERLMQELREATEDYMRELARRNQQEGEQSGDQQQAQNSMQMDQNDLQRMMDRIQELMEQGRMAEAQQALEELQRMLENMQVTQGQGQNGEGDQSMQGLADTLREQQGLSDEAFRELQEQFNPNAQAGQSGENQGFNGGEGRGTAHDGTGGEGEGEGQEGTAQGQQENGQQGQGGNESSDMGLGDRQQALRQELDRQMQNLPGAGTPEGDAARESLGRAGDAMDGAEEALRQDDLATAIDRQAEAMEALREGMRSLGDAMDQAQQQGSQGNAQAQGANRDPLGRSQGNRGAAGTDDGLLQGEDVYRQARRLLDEIRRRAGEVERPEIERNYLERLLDRF comes from the coding sequence GTGAGCAACCGGTCGACCAGTGAAACAGCCTTGAAACGCTTGGGCTTTGTGCTTGGGCTGACGCGTCTTGGCCTGTTGGCCGAGACGCTGACCCGTGCATTCTGGCCTGTCTGGACGATTCTCTTTGCACTTGCCGCCAGCGTCATGATGGGAGCGCTGGACGTGCTGCCGCTTGAAGCCATCTGGGCCATTGGAATATTCGCTGTCCTGGCTGTGGGATGGTTTGTTGCTCGCGGCGTCGCCAAAGTCCATTGGCCAACGCGTGAAGACACCATAGCTCGTCTTGATTCAACGCTGCCCGGTCGCCCGTTGCAAGCGCTTCGCGACGCGCCTGCGATTGGGGAAGGGGATGCCGGTTCCCAAGCAATTTGGCAAGCGCATCAGGACCGCATGGCAGAACGCGCAAAAGCAGCACGTGCGGTTAAACCGAACTTGCAGTTGGCTCGACTGGACCCATTCGGCCTTAGATACACTGCGACGCTTCTGTTGTTGATTGGCCTTTTGTTTGGCTCTGTGGCGCGAGTAGGCCAAATCGGGGAAATCGCTTCCAATGGCGTCACTGACTTGGCCGCTGGTCCTACTTGGGAAGGCTGGATCGAACCTCCCCGCTACACTGGGTTGCCAGCACGCTATCTCAATGATCAGCCGGAAGGTGCGTTGGAAATTCCGGAAGGAAGCCGCATCATGTTGCGGCTTTATGGTGAGGTTGGCGCACTTACAGTGGCGGAAACAGTGTCTGCAAGAACTGGAGAGCTTCCAAGTGCAGCGGAACCGGAACAAAGTTTTCTGGCAGCGCAGGATGGAACTCTGGAGATTTCCGGGCCCGGCGGTGCGAAATGGGATGTGACCCTCCTGCGAGACACCGCACCTGAAATTGCAATGACTGGCAGTGCTGACACCTCTGCGCGTGGCGAGATGACGCTGCCTTTCGAGGGGAGCGATGACTACGAAGTGGTGGGTGGAACGGCCGTTATCAACCTGGATCTCGCGAGTGTAAGTCGTACCTATGGTCTTGCGCTAGAACCCGAGGCGCGCGAGCCAATTTCCGTACCCTTGCCCCTGCCGATTTCAGGCGACCGAGCTTCGTTTGAAGAAATACTTATTGAGGACTTTTCCGAACACGTTTGGGCACATCTGCCGGTGACTGTCACTTTGATTGCCGAAGATGCGGCAGGCCAGACTGGCGAAAGCGTTACTCTGCCTATTGATTTGCCTGCGCGACGGTTCTTCGATCCGCTGGCAGCGGCGGTGATCGAGATGCGCCGCGATCTGTTATGGTCCAAAGAAAACGCCCCGCGTGTTGCCCAACTGATGCGTGCCGTTAGCCACAATCCGGTAGACGGAATATTTAAGCGGGAAACAGACTATCTGCGGCTACGCACGATTTTAAGACGTCTGGAGGCCTTCAAGGCTTATGGTCTGACGGACGAAAAACGCGACGAGTTGGCAGAAGCGCTTTGGGAACTCGCCTTGAACCTCGAGGACGGAACTTTGGGCAATGCACTTGAGCGCTTGCAGCAAGCTCAGGAGCGTTTGGCAGAGGCGATGAAGAACGGCGCAAGTGATGCCGAAATCGAGCGCCTGATGCAGGAGCTCAGGGAAGCTACGGAAGACTACATGCGCGAACTCGCCCGCCGAAACCAGCAGGAAGGCGAGCAATCCGGAGATCAGCAGCAGGCCCAGAATTCCATGCAAATGGATCAGAACGATCTGCAGCGGATGATGGACAGAATTCAAGAACTGATGGAACAGGGGCGCATGGCCGAAGCGCAGCAAGCCCTTGAGGAACTGCAGCGTATGCTTGAGAACATGCAGGTCACTCAGGGACAGGGTCAGAACGGCGAAGGCGATCAGTCCATGCAGGGGCTCGCGGACACTCTGCGAGAACAGCAAGGCTTGTCGGATGAAGCGTTCCGAGAGTTGCAGGAACAGTTCAATCCAAATGCGCAGGCCGGACAATCAGGCGAAAATCAGGGGTTCAATGGTGGCGAGGGACGCGGCACAGCGCATGACGGCACTGGCGGCGAAGGGGAAGGTGAAGGACAGGAAGGCACCGCACAAGGCCAACAGGAGAACGGTCAGCAAGGCCAGGGTGGAAATGAATCCAGCGATATGGGACTTGGTGACCGGCAACAGGCACTTCGGCAGGAGCTCGACCGTCAAATGCAGAATTTGCCAGGCGCTGGCACCCCAGAAGGCGATGCCGCCCGAGAGTCTCTTGGAAGGGCCGGTGATGCAATGGACGGCGCGGAGGAAGCTCTGAGGCAGGATGATCTTGCCACTGCGATCGATCGACAGGCCGAAGCTATGGAAGCTTTGCGTGAAGGTATGAGATCGCTGGGTGATGCGATGGACCAAGCTCAGCAACAGGGTTCGCAGGGCAATGCTCAAGCGCAAGGCGCCAACCGCGATCCTCTAGGGCGCTCGCAGGGCAATCGTGGTGCGGCCGGAACCGACGACGGTTTGCTGCAAGGCGAAGATGTCTATCGCCAAGCCCGCCGCCTGTTGGATGAAATCCGGCGCCGCGCGGGGGAAGTCGAACGTCCCGAGATTGAGCGCAACTATCTGGAACGATTGCTGGACCGCTTTTAG
- a CDS encoding sterol desaturase family protein, translated as MQEFIATYLDYVRHFFMSIFDPAQRIYVLYLASSIVFAFGVYLVARRRKEVEAGSFLRFLFPKSVWGHPSAWLDVRYFFFHKLIGHFLLFGVLAAAMAYVFKWITGTHMTQIPATVQGSVGLGVVLIYMFVSILVSDLIGYTVHYLQHKVPILWEFHKVHHSAEVMHPLSNYREHPIDNLFYLFAIGVGYGVVTGVTFNLLGVLPNNITIIGVPVLLFLFNIFAYNLRHSHIWLRWPGNWSKVLPSPAHHHVHHSCHPDHCDKNFAFMFPMWDVIFGTYIMPEDNRDVKFGVLGMKSMEMDSVWKLYGMPFAKVGRRLKRGLERKRPKTPAE; from the coding sequence GTGCAGGAATTTATTGCGACCTATCTGGATTACGTTCGACATTTTTTCATGTCGATATTTGACCCTGCTCAGCGAATTTACGTGCTCTATTTGGCAAGTTCTATCGTCTTTGCCTTTGGGGTGTATCTTGTTGCGCGCCGACGGAAGGAGGTTGAGGCGGGATCGTTCCTGAGATTCCTGTTTCCGAAATCAGTGTGGGGTCACCCGTCCGCTTGGCTCGATGTCAGGTATTTCTTTTTTCACAAGTTGATCGGACACTTTTTGTTGTTCGGGGTGTTGGCTGCGGCAATGGCCTACGTCTTCAAATGGATCACCGGAACGCATATGACCCAAATTCCCGCGACGGTCCAAGGTAGCGTCGGGCTTGGCGTCGTTCTGATCTATATGTTCGTGTCCATTCTGGTGAGCGACTTGATTGGGTACACGGTACATTACCTTCAACACAAGGTTCCGATCCTTTGGGAATTTCATAAAGTGCACCATTCGGCGGAGGTCATGCATCCGCTGTCGAATTACCGCGAGCACCCTATCGACAATCTGTTTTATCTCTTCGCAATCGGTGTCGGGTACGGTGTTGTTACTGGCGTCACCTTCAATCTTCTCGGGGTGCTCCCGAACAACATCACAATCATCGGTGTTCCTGTTCTGTTGTTTCTTTTCAATATCTTCGCCTACAATTTAAGGCACAGCCATATCTGGCTGCGTTGGCCGGGAAACTGGTCCAAGGTGTTGCCGTCCCCAGCCCACCACCATGTGCACCACAGCTGCCATCCGGATCATTGCGACAAGAACTTCGCGTTCATGTTCCCTATGTGGGACGTGATCTTTGGCACTTACATTATGCCGGAAGATAATCGCGACGTGAAATTCGGTGTTCTTGGGATGAAGTCGATGGAAATGGACAGCGTTTGGAAACTCTATGGCATGCCGTTCGCCAAAGTTGGACGTCGCCTGAAAAGGGGATTGGAGCGCAAGCGTCCTAAAACGCCAGCAGAATGA
- a CDS encoding cell division protein FtsX gives MKIFNALSTVFVGDAQADRVVPPTGYTARLTLFAAGAMAFLTVFALALSLASGRLATRWGNELAQSSTLRISAPTEQLDAQTEAALTVLESTPGVASARPLTSDEQRDLLAPWFGPDLPVDSLPIPQLIEIKETEQGYDAVGLRHRLQAEVPGAVLDDHTRWRKPLEKAAGRLRLLGWVSIGLIGAATAAMITLAANAALSANAQVISVLRLIGAQDAYIAQAFVRRFTLRSLLGAAIGTGLGMIAIYLLPAAQDEGGFLTGLGFSGIGWAIPLAIPLLAAVVAYLATGAAARRTLGELA, from the coding sequence GTGAAAATTTTCAATGCGCTTTCAACCGTCTTTGTAGGAGATGCGCAAGCAGACCGTGTTGTGCCTCCGACCGGATACACGGCTCGGCTGACGTTGTTCGCAGCGGGTGCGATGGCATTTCTAACGGTTTTTGCGTTGGCACTTTCTCTGGCGTCAGGCAGGTTGGCAACGCGTTGGGGCAACGAACTCGCGCAAAGTTCTACATTGCGCATTTCCGCACCGACCGAACAACTTGACGCTCAGACGGAAGCGGCTTTGACCGTTCTTGAAAGCACGCCTGGTGTCGCCAGTGCGCGGCCTTTGACCAGTGACGAACAGCGCGACTTGCTGGCGCCGTGGTTCGGTCCGGACCTGCCTGTGGATAGCCTGCCTATCCCGCAGCTCATAGAGATCAAGGAAACTGAACAGGGTTATGATGCTGTCGGATTGCGCCATCGCCTGCAAGCAGAGGTTCCGGGTGCGGTGCTTGACGATCATACCCGTTGGCGTAAACCGCTTGAAAAGGCAGCGGGCAGGCTGCGGTTACTTGGATGGGTGTCCATTGGACTGATTGGAGCGGCGACTGCCGCGATGATCACGTTGGCTGCGAACGCTGCTTTGTCTGCAAACGCGCAGGTAATATCAGTCCTTCGACTTATTGGCGCGCAGGACGCCTATATTGCTCAGGCATTTGTCCGGCGTTTTACGTTGCGCAGCCTACTTGGCGCGGCAATCGGAACCGGGCTTGGCATGATCGCCATTTACCTTTTGCCTGCTGCACAGGATGAAGGCGGATTTCTGACCGGACTTGGGTTCAGTGGGATTGGTTGGGCTATTCCGCTGGCCATTCCGCTTCTCGCGGCTGTGGTGGCCTATCTTGCGACCGGAGCCGCGGCCCGGCGCACGCTCGGGGAGTTGGCATGA
- the lysA gene encoding diaminopimelate decarboxylase — MDHFLYRDGVLYAEDVPVSEIAAQVGTPFYCYSTATLERHFRLFDEALEGTEHLVCYAMKAASNQAILKTLAEVGAGMDVVSGGEYARAKAAGVSGDKIVFSGVGKTEVEIADALTGGIRQFNVESEPEMAAISAVACRLGKVAPIAIRVNPDVDAKTHAKIATGKSENKFGIPISRAREVYALAASLPGLDVVGIDVHIGSQLTQLEPFELAYKKVAELTQTLRADGHNIRRLDLGGGLGIPYERSNLAPPLPLEYGAMVKRTLGHLDCEIEIEPGRLIAGNAGIMVSKVIYVKSGEDREFLIIDGAMNDLIRPAMYEAHHDIVPVVEPEPGHEPAKYDIVGPVCESGDTFAKARDIAKLEAGDLVAFRSAGAYGAVMSSEYNSRPLIPEVLVKGDQFAVIRQRPTYEEMINRDSIPVWL, encoded by the coding sequence ATGGATCACTTTCTCTACCGCGACGGCGTATTGTATGCTGAAGACGTTCCAGTTTCGGAAATAGCTGCTCAGGTTGGTACTCCGTTTTATTGCTACTCTACGGCGACTCTGGAGCGTCACTTTCGTCTCTTTGACGAGGCATTGGAGGGAACAGAGCATCTCGTATGCTACGCGATGAAAGCAGCTTCGAATCAGGCGATCCTCAAAACTCTGGCCGAGGTTGGCGCGGGCATGGATGTCGTTTCCGGAGGGGAATACGCGCGCGCCAAAGCCGCCGGTGTGTCGGGAGACAAGATCGTCTTTTCCGGGGTTGGTAAGACCGAGGTGGAGATCGCGGACGCGCTGACCGGAGGTATTCGCCAGTTCAATGTCGAAAGCGAACCAGAGATGGCGGCGATCAGCGCCGTCGCGTGTCGACTTGGCAAGGTGGCTCCGATTGCCATTCGCGTTAACCCGGACGTGGATGCCAAGACCCACGCAAAGATCGCGACAGGGAAATCTGAAAACAAGTTCGGCATCCCTATTAGCCGCGCGCGCGAGGTTTATGCATTGGCGGCCAGTCTTCCGGGGCTCGATGTTGTCGGTATAGACGTGCACATCGGCAGTCAGCTTACACAGCTCGAGCCTTTTGAATTAGCCTACAAAAAGGTCGCGGAACTGACGCAAACCCTCCGCGCTGATGGTCACAACATCCGTCGACTTGATTTGGGCGGCGGGCTTGGCATTCCTTATGAGCGTTCCAACTTAGCGCCGCCGTTGCCTCTAGAATACGGGGCGATGGTCAAGCGCACGCTTGGTCATCTGGACTGTGAAATCGAAATCGAACCGGGCCGTTTGATTGCCGGTAACGCGGGTATCATGGTCAGCAAGGTCATCTATGTGAAGTCCGGTGAAGACCGGGAGTTCCTGATTATCGACGGAGCGATGAACGATCTGATCCGACCGGCCATGTACGAAGCGCATCATGATATCGTGCCTGTTGTCGAACCGGAGCCCGGCCACGAGCCGGCCAAGTACGACATCGTCGGACCAGTTTGCGAGAGTGGAGACACTTTTGCGAAAGCTCGCGACATCGCCAAGTTGGAGGCGGGCGACCTTGTGGCATTCCGCAGTGCGGGGGCATATGGCGCGGTAATGTCGAGTGAGTATAACTCCAGGCCTCTGATCCCCGAGGTGCTTGTGAAAGGGGATCAATTTGCAGTTATCCGGCAACGCCCCACCTATGAAGAGATGATAAACCGCGATAGCATCCCCGTATGGCTTTGA